Proteins encoded together in one Orcinus orca chromosome 13, mOrcOrc1.1, whole genome shotgun sequence window:
- the LOC101278469 gene encoding developmental pluripotency-associated protein 2-like: protein MAHPNCEKNFFEEVLDEENMVLTLIPVNEEIVEDHLMEPSVSSTSEVKVESLSSDDQVHPPQTEEQFKACPKSSCSKPIYLLPTILPPINNVSRDTLRKWCQQLNLSTDGQKIEVYLRLQKHAYPEKDQYIPESSREARLQSCPGKHKTVTKTASVQKRKMSENEERTNMVEVITSAQAAMLAAWSRVAARAVQPKAVNSRPLPTSVESFLPQASGVRWCVVHGRPLLADTEGWVRLQFHAGQTWVPNTPRRMISLFMLPACTFPSPDLEDNMLCPECAKRNKKIMKRLIAMGKRKKPGLDIPTSLLLDGPCLNTK, encoded by the coding sequence ATGGCACACCCAAATTGTGAGAAGAATTTCTTTGAAGAGGTCTTAGATGAAGAAAATATGGTTCTTACATTGATTCCAGTCAATGAGGAAATTGTTGAAGACCATCTAATGGAACCAAGTGTTTCTTCAACTTCAGAAGTCAAAGTGGAGTCACTGAGTTCAGATGACCAAGTTCATCCTCCTCAAACAGAAGAACAATTCAAAGCTTGCCCAAAATCTAGTTGTAGTAAACCTATTTATCTCTTGCCAACCATATTGCCTCCAATTAACAACGTGAGTCGGGATACTTTGCGGAAATGGTGCCAACAACTTAATTTGAGTACCGATGGTCAGAAAATAGAGGTTTATCTGAGACTCCAGAAACATGCTTATCCTGAAAAAGATCAGTATATTCCTGAATCATCACGGGAGGCCAGATTGCAGTCATGTCCAGGAAAACACAAGACGGTGACCAAGACAGCAAGTGTTCAGAAAAGGAAGATGAGTGAGAATGAGGAAAGGACTAACATGGTTGAAGTGATAACTTCAGCTCAGGCAGCCATGTTGGCAGCATGGTCAAGAGTTGCTGCAAGAGCTGTTCAACCTAAGGCTGTAAATTCACGTCCCCTGCCTACCTCTGTTGAGTCCTTTCTGCCGCAAGCTTCCGGTGTCCGGTGGTGTGTGGTCCATGGCAGACCACTCTTGGCAGACACAGAAGGATGGGTTCGCCTGCAGTTCCATGCAGGTCAGACCTGGGTGCCTAACACTCCCAGGAGGATGATCTCTCTCTTCATGTTACCTGCCTGCACTTTCCCATCCCCAGACCTAGAAGATAATATGTTATGTCCCGAATGTGCTAAGAGgaataagaaaattatgaaaagattAATTGcaatggggaagaggaagaaacctGGTTTGGACATACCAACATCATTGCTTTTAGATGGGCCATGtcttaatacaaaataa